One stretch of Chitinophaga pendula DNA includes these proteins:
- a CDS encoding aconitate hydratase encodes MVFDIDMIKKVYAALPGKVEATRKMLGRPLTLSEKILYAHLFSSTSSPYERGKSYVEFAPDRVAMQDATAQMALLQFMTCGRDQVAVPSTVHCDHLIQAKVGAEQDLATAIDTNKEVYDFLSSISNKYGIGFWKPGAGIIHQVVLENYAFPGGMMIGTDSHTPNAGGLGMIAIGVGGADAVDVMAGLPWELKMPKLIGVKLTGKMNGWTSAKDVILQVAGILTVKGGTGCIVEYFGEGADSLSATGKGTICNMGAEIGATCSLFAYDNKMADYLKGTSRAEVAELADGVREHLRPDEEVYTDPSKYYDQVIEINLDELEPHVNGPFTPDLAWPISKFAQAVKENNWPEKLEVALIGSCTNSSYEDITRSASLAKQAIDKNLDVKSEFTITPGSELVRFTIERDGLLNTFDQIGGVVLANACGPCIGQWARHIDDPTRKNSIITSFNRNFAKRNDGLASTHAFVASPEIVTALAIAGDLTFNPLTDKLKNRDGQEVMLDEPTGYEMPPKGFEVDDPGYQAPAADGSGVQVIVSPTSDRLQLLEAFKAWEGTDIKGLKLLIKAKGKCTTDHISMAGPWLKYRGHLDNISNNMLIGAVNAFNDKTDTVKNELTGEYGPVPATQRAYKAAGIGSIVVGDENYGEGSSREHAAMEPRHLGVRAILVKSFARIHETNLKKQGMLALTFADKEDYEKIQEDDTFDILGLTTFAPGKPLTVAIHHKDGSQDEIIVNHTYNEQQIEWFKAGGALNVIRAEFAKAKA; translated from the coding sequence ATGGTGTTTGATATTGACATGATCAAAAAAGTGTATGCGGCACTCCCGGGTAAGGTGGAAGCTACCCGTAAAATGTTAGGTCGTCCGCTGACACTGTCAGAAAAAATTTTATACGCGCACCTGTTCTCCAGTACTTCTTCCCCCTACGAAAGAGGGAAGTCTTACGTAGAATTCGCTCCGGATCGCGTAGCCATGCAGGACGCTACCGCTCAGATGGCGCTGCTGCAATTTATGACTTGCGGACGCGATCAGGTGGCCGTGCCTTCTACCGTTCACTGTGATCACCTGATCCAGGCCAAAGTAGGCGCAGAACAAGATCTGGCCACTGCAATAGACACCAATAAAGAAGTTTACGATTTCCTTTCCTCTATATCCAACAAATACGGCATCGGTTTCTGGAAGCCCGGCGCTGGTATCATCCACCAGGTAGTACTCGAAAACTACGCATTCCCTGGTGGTATGATGATCGGTACCGACTCCCACACCCCTAACGCCGGCGGTCTCGGTATGATCGCCATCGGCGTAGGTGGCGCCGACGCCGTAGACGTAATGGCAGGACTCCCCTGGGAACTCAAAATGCCTAAACTCATCGGTGTAAAACTCACCGGTAAAATGAACGGATGGACCTCCGCCAAAGACGTAATCCTCCAGGTAGCAGGTATCCTCACCGTAAAAGGTGGTACCGGCTGCATCGTCGAATACTTCGGTGAAGGCGCCGATAGCCTCAGCGCTACCGGTAAAGGAACCATCTGTAACATGGGTGCCGAAATCGGCGCTACCTGCTCCCTCTTCGCCTACGATAACAAAATGGCAGACTACCTCAAAGGTACCAGCCGCGCTGAAGTAGCCGAACTCGCAGATGGCGTTAGAGAACACCTCCGCCCCGATGAAGAAGTATACACAGATCCTTCCAAATACTACGACCAGGTAATCGAAATCAACCTCGACGAACTCGAACCACACGTAAACGGTCCGTTCACTCCGGACCTCGCTTGGCCTATCTCCAAATTCGCCCAGGCAGTAAAAGAAAACAACTGGCCCGAAAAACTGGAAGTAGCCCTCATCGGCTCCTGTACCAACTCCTCCTACGAAGATATCACCCGCTCCGCATCCCTGGCAAAACAAGCCATCGACAAAAACCTGGACGTGAAATCCGAATTCACCATCACCCCAGGTTCAGAGCTCGTACGCTTCACCATCGAAAGAGACGGCCTCCTCAACACCTTCGACCAGATCGGCGGCGTTGTACTGGCTAACGCCTGCGGACCTTGCATCGGTCAATGGGCCCGTCATATCGATGACCCTACCCGCAAAAACTCTATCATCACCTCCTTCAACCGTAACTTCGCAAAACGTAACGACGGCCTGGCATCTACCCACGCTTTCGTTGCCTCCCCGGAGATCGTAACCGCACTGGCCATCGCCGGCGACCTCACCTTCAACCCCCTCACCGATAAGCTGAAGAACAGAGACGGACAGGAAGTTATGCTCGATGAACCTACCGGCTACGAAATGCCCCCCAAAGGCTTCGAAGTAGACGATCCGGGTTATCAGGCCCCCGCTGCCGATGGTAGCGGCGTACAAGTGATCGTATCCCCCACCAGCGACCGCCTCCAGCTCCTGGAAGCTTTCAAAGCCTGGGAAGGTACCGACATCAAAGGCCTCAAACTGCTCATCAAAGCAAAAGGTAAATGTACCACCGACCACATCTCTATGGCCGGCCCATGGCTCAAATACCGCGGTCACCTCGACAACATCTCCAACAACATGCTGATCGGTGCCGTCAACGCTTTTAACGATAAAACAGATACCGTTAAGAATGAACTCACCGGCGAATATGGCCCCGTTCCTGCCACCCAACGTGCTTACAAAGCCGCAGGAATAGGCTCCATCGTAGTCGGCGACGAAAACTATGGAGAAGGTTCCAGCCGCGAACACGCCGCCATGGAACCCCGCCACCTCGGCGTAAGGGCCATCCTCGTGAAATCATTCGCCCGTATCCACGAAACCAACCTGAAAAAGCAAGGTATGCTCGCCCTCACCTTCGCCGACAAGGAAGATTACGAAAAGATCCAGGAAGACGATACCTTCGACATCCTCGGCCTCACCACCTTCGCTCCCGGTAAACCACTCACCGTGGCAATCCACCACAAAGATGGCAGCCAGGACGAAATCATCGTAAACCACACCTACAATGAACAACAAATCGAATGGTTCAAAGCAGGTGGCGCACTCAACGTGATCCGCGCTGAATTCGCAAAAGCTAAAGCTTAA
- a CDS encoding HD domain-containing protein, which yields MNNHSNLQPCWQQLTARYTADQHFSNTTFQDIIRHYSEPHRQYHTLSHISRLLQLTQQYQHLIADPDTLTFAVFFHDLIYDIQRTDNEALSAAAAIRFLHCIRYPETLMQKTAAFINATKSHINDTNNPDLDLFLDIDLSILGEHPDTYRHYTSQIRHEYAAYPDETYSKGRKKILQHLLDHPTIYKTPTFRQTHESQARINIQTELSSL from the coding sequence ATGAACAACCATTCCAACTTACAACCCTGCTGGCAACAACTAACCGCTCGATACACCGCCGATCAGCACTTCTCCAACACCACCTTCCAGGATATCATCCGCCACTACAGCGAACCCCATCGCCAATACCACACCCTGTCACATATCTCCCGCCTCCTCCAACTCACACAACAATACCAACACCTCATCGCTGACCCCGACACCCTCACCTTCGCCGTCTTCTTCCATGACCTCATCTACGATATACAACGCACCGACAACGAAGCCCTGAGCGCCGCCGCCGCCATCCGCTTCCTCCACTGCATCCGCTACCCCGAAACCCTCATGCAGAAAACCGCCGCCTTCATCAACGCCACCAAATCACATATCAACGACACCAACAACCCGGATCTCGATCTCTTCCTCGATATCGATCTCAGTATCCTCGGCGAACATCCCGATACCTACCGCCACTATACCTCGCAAATACGCCACGAATACGCCGCCTACCCCGATGAAACATATAGCAAAGGCAGAAAAAAGATACTACAACACCTGCTCGATCATCCCACCATCTATAAAACACCCACCTTCCGGCAGACACACGAATCCCAGGCTCGTATTAACATACAAACCGAATTGTCCTCCTTGTAA
- a CDS encoding DUF4421 domain-containing protein has product MMKRCAVLLLTLVCISGGVHAQRESFVKRVQQWLQTENDSNYIEDHTEDLTIRLFGSRKYTYYDIVHRRRKDEILYRPNSNFNVGVGVNYKFIGVNLGFNLPFINRDRDKYGNTKYLDLQSHLYLRKLVIDFYGQYYKGYYVANPKGTLADYVPSDGFPQRPDLYNLNLGLTAQYIFNHKRFSYRAAYLQNEYQKKSAGSFLLGGDIFGIRIKGDSSFIPYNLSKPDFLKGVHYDRTGIFSLAANLGYAYTFVYKQHFFVTLSLSGGLGGNYTTLRFDDGSKKGGVGLQVNRTIRASIGYNSSKYFAGIHYVDIVTNSEMPIPLGMQAFGTGNFRVSLVRRFALKKPLF; this is encoded by the coding sequence ATGATGAAGAGATGCGCAGTATTATTGTTAACCCTTGTATGTATTTCCGGCGGTGTGCATGCACAGCGGGAGTCGTTTGTGAAACGTGTGCAGCAGTGGTTGCAGACGGAGAATGACAGTAATTATATCGAGGATCATACGGAGGATCTTACGATCCGGTTATTCGGGTCCAGGAAATACACTTATTATGATATTGTGCACCGTCGCCGGAAGGATGAGATCCTGTACCGGCCTAACAGTAATTTCAATGTGGGAGTAGGGGTAAACTATAAATTTATCGGGGTGAACCTGGGATTTAACCTACCTTTTATCAACCGGGACCGGGATAAGTACGGGAATACGAAATACCTGGATCTGCAGTCGCATTTGTACCTGCGGAAGCTGGTAATTGATTTTTACGGGCAATATTATAAAGGGTATTATGTTGCTAATCCCAAGGGTACGCTTGCCGATTATGTGCCGTCGGACGGGTTTCCGCAGCGGCCGGACCTTTATAATCTGAACCTGGGGCTTACGGCGCAGTATATCTTCAACCATAAGCGATTCTCTTACCGGGCGGCTTATCTGCAGAATGAGTATCAGAAGAAGAGTGCCGGTTCTTTCTTATTGGGAGGGGATATTTTTGGTATTCGTATTAAAGGGGATAGTTCGTTTATTCCGTATAACCTGAGTAAGCCTGATTTTCTGAAGGGGGTTCATTATGACCGGACGGGAATTTTCAGTCTGGCTGCCAACCTGGGATATGCTTATACATTTGTGTATAAGCAGCATTTTTTTGTTACGCTGTCATTGTCGGGCGGTTTAGGCGGTAATTATACCACTTTACGATTTGACGACGGTAGTAAGAAGGGCGGTGTTGGTTTGCAGGTGAACCGTACTATACGCGCTTCTATCGGGTATAATTCCAGTAAATACTTTGCCGGTATTCACTATGTGGATATTGTAACGAATAGTGAGATGCCTATACCGTTGGGTATGCAAGCTTTTGGCACTGGGAATTTCCGTGTCAGTCTGGTACGGCGTTTTGCTTTAAAGAAGCCTTTGTTTTAG
- a CDS encoding metallophosphoesterase family protein yields MLLKKIGLLSDTHSYLHPQIFQYFDKVDEIWHGGDIGTVALAEELERFKPFRAVYGNIDGADIRARYPLHLHFELEGVGVYMTHIGGYPGKYAPGVKEQLLEHRPKLFICGHSHILKVVPDPALHLLHMNPGACGQQGWHKVKTLLRFELQDGNIQQLEVIELPK; encoded by the coding sequence ATGCTATTGAAAAAAATAGGGTTGTTATCGGATACGCATAGTTATCTGCATCCGCAGATATTCCAATATTTTGATAAGGTGGATGAGATCTGGCATGGAGGGGATATAGGTACGGTGGCGTTGGCGGAGGAGTTGGAGCGATTCAAACCTTTTCGTGCGGTGTATGGTAATATAGACGGTGCGGATATCCGTGCGCGCTATCCTTTGCATCTTCATTTTGAGTTGGAGGGGGTAGGGGTCTATATGACACATATCGGAGGTTATCCGGGGAAATATGCCCCCGGTGTAAAGGAGCAATTGCTGGAGCACCGGCCGAAACTGTTTATCTGCGGTCATTCTCATATTCTCAAGGTGGTACCTGATCCGGCATTGCATTTGTTACATATGAACCCCGGCGCCTGCGGACAGCAAGGATGGCATAAAGTAAAGACGCTGTTAAGATTTGAACTACAGGATGGTAATATCCAGCAACTGGAAGTAATAGAACTCCCTAAATAA